One Thermoplasma volcanium GSS1 genomic window carries:
- a CDS encoding DMT family transporter: MNSREVLSISTLVFVTFIWGVTFPIIKDVFLYLSPVNFLALRFAVSTLLFLPVVIKKIKHVKSEEWKAGLIAGTLLFIAYYLQTIGLLYTQPALSGTITGIYVVFVPIISYLYLRRRIAHVEVYSSAFAFIGLVLMSYSGLSNVSIELGDFMTLAAAVFYAMQLVYVSKHASHIDTFVFSFIQIAVAAFFSAVFIPTFPEPFKITIYSAFVVLFTAVFATFLATYVYVSALSKMNVTKVGVILIGEPIFADLTSVILYGEKIGPIALIGIIIMIASIGTISYFAD, encoded by the coding sequence ATGAATTCCAGGGAAGTGTTATCAATAAGTACCCTCGTCTTTGTTACCTTTATCTGGGGCGTGACCTTTCCTATTATAAAAGACGTGTTCCTTTACTTATCTCCAGTAAACTTTCTTGCTTTGAGGTTCGCAGTGTCCACCCTTTTGTTTTTGCCGGTAGTGATTAAGAAGATAAAACACGTAAAATCTGAAGAATGGAAGGCGGGTTTAATAGCCGGAACACTGCTTTTTATAGCTTATTATCTGCAGACTATAGGTCTTCTTTACACGCAGCCTGCACTTTCAGGGACAATAACTGGGATATACGTTGTCTTTGTGCCTATAATATCCTATCTATATCTGCGCCGTCGCATTGCTCATGTGGAAGTCTACTCTTCAGCATTCGCTTTCATAGGCCTCGTTCTAATGTCCTACAGTGGGCTATCAAATGTTTCCATTGAACTTGGTGACTTCATGACGCTTGCTGCAGCTGTTTTCTATGCTATGCAACTAGTTTACGTTTCAAAGCATGCTTCACACATCGATACCTTCGTATTTTCATTCATCCAGATAGCTGTAGCGGCATTTTTCTCCGCTGTATTCATACCTACCTTCCCAGAGCCATTCAAAATAACAATTTATTCGGCGTTTGTAGTGCTATTTACGGCAGTATTTGCTACGTTCCTAGCCACTTATGTATATGTTTCAGCACTATCAAAGATGAACGTAACAAAGGTCGGTGTTATTCTTATAGGCGAGCCGATATTCGCTGATCTGACCTCTGTTATCCTTTATGGTGAAAAAATCGGGCCCATTGCACTAATTGGAATAATCATAATGATAGCGTCAATCGGCACCATATCCTATTTCGCCGATTGA
- a CDS encoding geranylgeranyl reductase family protein has product MKDVIVIGAGPSGSYAAYRLSKMGLDVLLLEEHKEVGKPVECTGLVSKRVLDFVKTRSIAGKVYGANIYFPNGKSIHVEKNDETIVLYRDSFDKDVAAMAIGAGADIRINARAISVKENNDSVTVKYRDSGQLKEDNAKVVIGADGINSVVRRDLYRIRQEKVVSTLQYDMAGKIEDERSVNVYLGSKYTHGFFGWAVPGGEIIRVGTGSYRASAYPYMKALSKRFGTNRVLGITGAGIPIKIAKSLFTKRSVLIGDAGGIVKPLSGGGIYTGIFSANLASERVANAIENEDYSQLRHYDKDIRGSIGVELKKDGFIQSIYSKIGDRSFDRIYGLISSEKIIDTINRSGDIDYPSKVIFKVLIRNPALLYSMWK; this is encoded by the coding sequence GTGAAAGATGTTATAGTCATCGGTGCAGGCCCATCTGGTTCTTACGCGGCTTATAGGCTTTCTAAAATGGGTTTAGACGTCCTTCTTTTAGAAGAACATAAGGAGGTAGGGAAGCCTGTTGAATGCACCGGACTTGTATCAAAGCGTGTACTTGACTTTGTTAAGACTAGAAGTATAGCAGGGAAAGTATATGGCGCAAATATATATTTTCCTAACGGAAAATCGATCCACGTGGAGAAGAATGACGAAACTATAGTACTCTACAGGGACTCCTTTGATAAGGACGTAGCCGCAATGGCGATAGGCGCAGGAGCCGACATCCGGATCAATGCAAGAGCTATATCGGTAAAGGAGAATAATGATAGCGTAACCGTTAAGTATAGAGATAGCGGACAGCTTAAAGAAGATAATGCAAAGGTTGTTATAGGTGCAGACGGGATCAATAGTGTTGTAAGAAGAGATTTGTATCGGATTAGGCAGGAGAAAGTCGTCTCCACCCTCCAATACGACATGGCTGGAAAAATAGAAGACGAAAGGAGCGTTAACGTTTACCTTGGATCTAAATACACACACGGATTCTTTGGGTGGGCTGTTCCAGGCGGTGAAATAATAAGAGTTGGAACTGGCAGCTACAGGGCTTCAGCATACCCATACATGAAGGCTTTGTCCAAAAGGTTTGGCACAAACAGAGTGTTGGGAATAACCGGTGCTGGCATACCAATAAAAATTGCTAAAAGCCTTTTCACAAAGCGATCTGTACTTATCGGTGATGCCGGAGGCATAGTTAAGCCACTTTCCGGTGGAGGGATTTACACTGGAATTTTTTCAGCAAACCTAGCATCGGAAAGAGTAGCAAATGCCATAGAAAATGAAGATTATTCCCAGCTCAGGCATTACGATAAGGATATAAGGGGATCCATAGGAGTTGAGCTGAAGAAGGACGGATTTATACAATCAATATACTCCAAGATAGGGGATAGATCATTCGATAGGATATATGGCCTTATTTCCAGCGAGAAGATAATAGATACGATAAACAGATCTGGAGACATAGACTATCCGTCGAAGGTAATATTTAAAGTACTTATCCGCAATCCTGCCTTGCTGTACAGCATGTGGAAGTAA